The Bacillus sp. NEB1478 genome contains the following window.
ATCATGAAATCGGAGCTGAAACGAGTTCTGGAACATGAACTGGCTGAACGAAAATATGTAACAGCTGTACTCGAATCTAAAATCGTTACAGAACCATTTACTTTTATGTAAATAAAAAATCTGGTCCGTCAAGGCAGACCAGATTTTTTATTTTTTTTCTTTTACTTTTGGTAATATGCGATTTAATGTTACTTTACGTTCTTTTTCCCATGTCTCTTGGTTATTTTCATCGTACTTTTGAAGGAAGTCTATTACTTCTTTAGTAATTGGTGTTGGAGTAGAAGCACCAGATGTGATTCCTACTTTTTTAACACCTTTTAGCCAATCAAGATCTATTTCAGAAACATCTGAGATTCTGTATGCTGGCGTACCTGCAATTTCTTCTGAAACCTGGGCAAGTCTATTTGAATTATTGCTTCTTGGGTCGCCGACGACAAGAACTAAGTCACATTCACCCGCTTGACCAGCTACGGCTTCTTGGCGAACTTGTGTAGCGAGACAAATTTCTTTATGAACTTCTGCATGTGGGTACTTCATTAATAAACGTTTTATAAGTTCAGCAACGTCCCATTGGCTCATTGTCGTTTGATTTGTAATCAGCAACTTTTCACTATTTACTTGAAGCTGATCCAGATCGCCAACATTTTCTACAAGATGGACGATGTGCGGTGCTATGCCAATTGCCCCTTCTGGTTCAGGGTGTCCTTTTTTTCCGATATAAACTATCTCATATCCTTCTTTTTCTTTTTCGCGAATCAAGTCATGTGTTTTCGTAACGTCTGGACAAGTTGCATCAATTTCATATAATCCTTTTTCTAAAGCAATTCTTCTTACTTCTGGTGAAACTCCGTGAGCAGTATAGATAACTGTGCCAGATTCAATTTTTCGAATGATATCTAATCGGTTATTCCCATCAAGTGTAATGATACCTTCTTCTTCAAAAGCATCAGTTACATGTTTGTTATGAACAATCATACCTAATATATATATCGGTCTTGGAAGGGTAGGATCCTTAGCAGCTTGGCGAGCCATCACCATAGCATCTACAACTCCGTAACAATACCCTCTTGGTGAAATTTTTATAATTTCCATGGTATACCTCTCCTTTACCATATAAAAGACAGCACAGAATGCGCTGTCTCGGGAGATTTTATTTCTGTAATTCAATTATAAAGGAGAGAGCAAAAGAACTCAAACACAATACTTACACATACAATTTTGGTCCTGAAAGATGATACCCTTTAGGCTTCTTAGATTGTGGATACGAGGGTACTGTTTTTGTAGATGGTGACCTTTTTTGTGATTGTCTTGAATGTTTCTTTTCAGATTCGGGCTCTGAAGCAGCGCTATTCTCTTTTTTCTCTTTGGTTTCCTTTTTTTCTTTGGTTTCCTTTTTTTCTTTACTTTGTTTATTGAGTTCAGTATGTTCTTTTTTATCTTGATTTTTCTCTTTTAT
Protein-coding sequences here:
- a CDS encoding 4-hydroxy-3-methylbut-2-enyl diphosphate reductase, producing the protein MEIIKISPRGYCYGVVDAMVMARQAAKDPTLPRPIYILGMIVHNKHVTDAFEEEGIITLDGNNRLDIIRKIESGTVIYTAHGVSPEVRRIALEKGLYEIDATCPDVTKTHDLIREKEKEGYEIVYIGKKGHPEPEGAIGIAPHIVHLVENVGDLDQLQVNSEKLLITNQTTMSQWDVAELIKRLLMKYPHAEVHKEICLATQVRQEAVAGQAGECDLVLVVGDPRSNNSNRLAQVSEEIAGTPAYRISDVSEIDLDWLKGVKKVGITSGASTPTPITKEVIDFLQKYDENNQETWEKERKVTLNRILPKVKEKK